The Fibrobacterota bacterium genome includes a window with the following:
- a CDS encoding K+ channel, inward rectifier: MAAAKEETQDRLTTGQEFNDLGFGAKIPTRNARLLNHDGSFNVERSGVPLHVALNFYHLLTSISWPAFILVVLCGYLAVNTAFSLVYMAIGVEHLVGHTGESAADGFSDAFFFSAQTLTTVGYGRISPAGVMTSMVAALESLAGLMGFALATGLLYSRFARARSRLLFSQSALISPYRGGTAFMFRFANARNNQLIETEAEVSLSWVDPRSGNRKFLELPLERKRIQFFPLSWTIVHPIDEASPLWGMTSEDFRTGDGEFFVHIKAFDDAFGQTVYVRYSYRFDEIVFGAKFAFIFGRSDSGATTLDLNRLNEHTPADFPAESSGTPSLPSV; encoded by the coding sequence ATGGCAGCAGCCAAAGAGGAAACCCAGGATAGGCTTACGACCGGCCAGGAATTCAACGATCTGGGGTTCGGCGCCAAGATACCCACGCGGAACGCCCGCCTTCTCAACCATGACGGATCCTTCAACGTCGAGCGCAGCGGCGTGCCCCTCCACGTCGCGCTCAACTTCTACCATCTGCTCACCAGCATTAGCTGGCCCGCCTTCATCCTGGTCGTATTGTGCGGGTACTTGGCCGTTAATACCGCCTTCTCCCTGGTGTATATGGCTATTGGCGTAGAGCATCTGGTGGGCCACACGGGCGAGAGCGCCGCCGACGGTTTCAGCGACGCTTTCTTCTTCAGCGCGCAAACCTTGACGACGGTGGGCTACGGGCGCATCAGCCCCGCAGGGGTGATGACCAGCATGGTCGCCGCCTTGGAGTCTTTGGCGGGATTGATGGGCTTCGCCTTGGCCACGGGCCTCCTGTATTCGCGCTTCGCCCGGGCGCGCAGCCGGCTGCTATTCAGCCAGTCCGCCTTGATCTCCCCCTATCGCGGCGGCACCGCCTTCATGTTCCGCTTCGCCAACGCGCGCAACAATCAACTCATCGAGACGGAAGCGGAGGTTTCCCTCTCCTGGGTCGATCCCCGCAGCGGGAACCGTAAATTCCTGGAGCTGCCCCTGGAACGCAAGCGGATCCAGTTCTTCCCGTTAAGCTGGACCATAGTGCATCCCATCGACGAGGCGAGTCCGCTTTGGGGCATGACCTCGGAGGATTTCCGGACCGGGGACGGCGAGTTTTTCGTCCACATCAAAGCCTTCGACGATGCTTTCGGCCAGACCGTGTACGTTCGTTATTCCTACCGCTTCGATGAAATCGTTTTCGGGGCGAAGTTCGCCTTCATATTCGGGCGCTCGGATAGCGGGGCGACCACCTTGGACCTGAACCGCCTGAACGAACATACCCCGGCGGATTTCCCTGCGGAATCATCGGGAACGCCGTCCCTGCCATCCGTTTGA